ACCCCGAGCGCCTCGAAGCGACGGCACAGGGCCCAGATGCTGCTGCGGTCCTGGCCGAGCCGCTCTGCCAACTCCGACACCACGGTGGCTGGGTCGGCCATCGCCAGCAGGGTGCGCGCTCGACGAGCGATGCGTTGTTCCGTGCGTTCGTCTTGCACCAAGGCTTCAAGGTACTCCACCTCTTCGGGAGACAGGCGGAATAGCGTGTCCCACCGCGCCCGAGCTTCTTCGCGCCGCTGGTGCGCTCCGGGCCGTGCTGCCGCACTTCGGCACGCTCCGAGCACCGTAGCCGTCAGTGCGTGCTGGCATACTCCAGGGCGGGCGAGCATTGACCGACAGCATCACGGTTGATTGAAAGGACGTGACCGTGCGTCTCCGAGCTTGCATCGCACTTCTGCTCTTTCTTTCAGCTTGCGCTACCTCGGCGCCGAGCTTGAAAGAGCCAGCGGCTCGGAACCCGAGGATCGCCAACCTCCAGCGAGCGGCAAAGCTGCCGTGGACGGAAGGGGGGCGGTGCGTCGTCCGTGAGGCGTCCCAGCCTTGGCCCGTGCTGGCGGAGCGCTGCTTTCAGGCCCTCGATCATGACCGGATCCGGTTCAATGATCCGACGGGAAGGTGTGCCGTTGCCTCGGCGGGCGCGGCGGCCCTTGGAATCGGCCTCTGTGTCTTGGCTGCTCCCGAGATCGTTGTGGGCGCGGTGGTCGTCGTTGGCGTGGTGGTGGTGGGAGTAGCCATCAAGGAAGCGCTGGATGCGTATGAGCTGAGAGGAAGTAGTTCGGAGGAGGTAGAGCCCGCGCCCCAAACGAAGTCCGGCCCGCAGGCACCCTCAGCGAATCAAAAGCCCAAGCCAGAGCCATCGGGGCAGGACTGGTTCCCCCCAGTGCCGACTGAGCCACGAGAGCGAGAGCGCCGCCCGGAGTGCGTTCCCAAGCGCGTTCCACCCAAGGGCGGAAACGCTTTGCACAACTGGTGTGCCGACAACGTGCCGCTCAATGCCTTCCGTGGTGCTAATGCGCTTGTTAACGGCAAGGCTTACGATGCATTACAGCCTGCCGCGCGGATGCTCTGGGAGGTGAAGACCACCGCCATCGAGACGTACAGTCCCTTCGTTCAGCGAACTGAGCTTCAAAAGCAGGTGGAGGAGGGGCGACGCGAGCGAGACCTCGCAGCGGCCTGCGGCTATGATTTTGTCATCGGTGTTCGCACCGAAGCACACCGGCAAATGCTCAAGAATGCAGCGCCCGATCTCAAGGTCGTACTCATGACGTGGTGCAAATAACGATGATGCAAGACACCCTCAGTCTCAAGGTCTACGGGCCAGCGCTGGTGGGCGATGACAGTCGTCCTATTGCCGTTGTCCATGCAATGGAACGCGCGCTCCCCAGTTTGCGATTGGAGTGGACCGTCTCTGACGATCATCAACTCCGCCCTCTGCCGCAGCGCGAGGCTTGGCTCGCTCAGGCTAGAAGAAACGGAGGCTTTCCACTCGTCTGCAACAATGACGAGAGCTATCCAGTAACGATTTTCGGTTTGGAGCTATCCGCGCGCTCTGGGCCCGGCGGCCAAGCGCTGTTTGAGGTTCACGCGGACGTTCCATTGCACACAGCCGTGTTAGCGGCTGCGGTGGGCATGCTTGATGCCGTGGCGGAGGGAGCGGGCGCGTTGTGGGGGCATGCTACACCCTTCCGGGCGAGCGCAGAAATCGCGGGGCAAACGATCCACCCACGTATGCCAGAGATTCCGCCTCGGGGGCTGCCAGCGCTCAAACTCCCAGAGAAGATCCGCTCGCCTGAGATTCCGCATCGCCTGGGGTGGCTGAACTACTGGTCTGCCGCTGCCGCACTGGCCATCGGGTTCCCGGACCCGGCCGAGGACGCGGGCCTGCTTTCACGGGCGCGGCGCACGGCATCGGGTGGGTGGGTCGTGCAGCTCACGGACGCGCCGCTCGATTTGGACAAGCCCGACCACCTGGCTGCGCTCCTGCGGGCTTATGAGCGCTTCCCGGAGATCGGCGGGCGCTCAACGCCTTGACCCCTCCCGTTCACCCACCACGAAAGTTCATTTCCCCTGGGGATATCCGGTCTCTTGCCGTGAATTCCGTTCTATCGGGCAACCCC
This is a stretch of genomic DNA from Stigmatella aurantiaca. It encodes these proteins:
- a CDS encoding helix-turn-helix domain-containing protein — its product is MQDERTEQRIARRARTLLAMADPATVVSELAERLGQDRSSIWALCRRFEALGVEVVEPGLAPSCTSG
- a CDS encoding DUF6310 domain-containing protein, encoding MRLRACIALLLFLSACATSAPSLKEPAARNPRIANLQRAAKLPWTEGGRCVVREASQPWPVLAERCFQALDHDRIRFNDPTGRCAVASAGAAALGIGLCVLAAPEIVVGAVVVVGVVVVGVAIKEALDAYELRGSSSEEVEPAPQTKSGPQAPSANQKPKPEPSGQDWFPPVPTEPRERERRPECVPKRVPPKGGNALHNWCADNVPLNAFRGANALVNGKAYDALQPAARMLWEVKTTAIETYSPFVQRTELQKQVEEGRRERDLAAACGYDFVIGVRTEAHRQMLKNAAPDLKVVLMTWCK
- a CDS encoding DUF5953 family protein: MMQDTLSLKVYGPALVGDDSRPIAVVHAMERALPSLRLEWTVSDDHQLRPLPQREAWLAQARRNGGFPLVCNNDESYPVTIFGLELSARSGPGGQALFEVHADVPLHTAVLAAAVGMLDAVAEGAGALWGHATPFRASAEIAGQTIHPRMPEIPPRGLPALKLPEKIRSPEIPHRLGWLNYWSAAAALAIGFPDPAEDAGLLSRARRTASGGWVVQLTDAPLDLDKPDHLAALLRAYERFPEIGGRSTP